Proteins from a single region of Bactrocera neohumeralis isolate Rockhampton unplaced genomic scaffold, APGP_CSIRO_Bneo_wtdbg2-racon-allhic-juicebox.fasta_v2 cluster10, whole genome shotgun sequence:
- the LOC126765093 gene encoding TANK-binding kinase 1-binding protein 1-like, protein MAGRKKRSGWSLKDELELLEKWEARSHDLRRAKRNAHIFNEISQEMAQKYTAEEIHCKVKNLTKKYREEKTKIGPSGGSPSPWRHYNAVNRIVGCTAVNSALYIETYSYSENSTLTQMLSPSDPPLSPSLPSPSPSCPLPPSLPSPSPSSPLPPSLPSPSPSCPLPSPSASSTTRKRNFSAELLKV, encoded by the exons atGGCTGGCAGAAAAAAACGTTCAGGGTGGAGTTTAAAGGATGAGTTGGAGCTGTTGGAAAAATGGGAGGCACGTTCCCACGACCTCCGGCGTGCAAAGCGAAATGCACATATATTCAATGAGATTTCGCAGGAAATGGCGCAAAAGTATACCGCCGAGGAAATTCACTGCAAAGTGAAAAACTTGACGAAGAAATACAG AGAGGAGAAAACCAAAATTGGCCCTTCTGGTGGTAGTCCCTCGCCTTGGAGGCACTATAATGCTGTGAATCGCATTGTAGGGTGTACTGCCGTTAATTCGGCTTTGTACATAGAAACGTACTCGTATTCCGAG aattcaaCATTAACCCAAATGTTGTCGCCATCCGACCCACCATTATCACCTTCGTTGCCGTCACCATCACCGTCATGTCCGCTGCCACCTTCGTTGCCGTCACCATCACCATCATCTCCGCTGCCACCTTCGTTGCCGTCACCATCACCGTCATGTCCGCTGCCGTCACCATCAGCTTCTTCTACAACAAGAAAACGTAATTTTAGCGCCGAGTTGttaaaggtttaa
- the LOC126765085 gene encoding uncharacterized protein LOC126765085 encodes MDRRQALRLLAAQMVQNHNLLNQRIKTLLVNLLQKLKTINELTKVILETSTKVASSEIKERSAWKFDRNGSFWEYDVKKIDDIRFKENFRLNKEAFHKICEKVKEIGKSNSNTRLCIPLQKRVAIALYALGSSAEYRTVASLFGVGRTTVGEIVVDFCKAVCTNLSDCINSYPPSTEEVERNVQGFAHLGFPQCFGAIDGCHIEVQPKKEDAIDYYNYKGWYSVVLLASCDYRSKFTYIHVG; translated from the exons atgGATAGAAGACAAGCATTGCGATTGTTAGCCGCACAGATGGTGCAAAACCACAATTTGTTAAACCAAAGAATAAAAACATTACTAGTGAACCTGCTTCAAAAGCTTAAAACGATAAATGAATTGACAAAAGTGATACTGGAAACTAGTACCAAAGTGGCGTCTTCGGAAATAAAGGAAAGAAGCGCCTGGAAATTt GACCGCAATGGCAGTTTTTGGGAGTACGATGTCAAAAAGATAGATGACATCCGATTTAAAGAAAACTTTCGTCTAAACAAAGAAGCTTTTcacaaaatatgtgaaaaggTTAAGGAAATCGGAAAGTCCAACAGCAACACGCGACTTTGCATTCCACTTCAGAAAAGAGTGGCTATTGCGTTGTATGCGTTAGGTTCTTCAGCGGAATACAGAACTGTAGCAAGTTTATTTGGCGTAGGACGCACCACAGTTGGGGAAATAGTTGTGGATTTTTgcaaagctgtgtgcacaaatTTATCGGATTGCATCAATTCCTATCCCCCAAGCACAGAAGAAGTAGAGCGAAATGTACAAGGTTTTGCACACCTTGGTTTTCCGCAATGTTTTGGAGCAATAGATGGCTGCCACATTGAGGTTCAGCCGAAAAAGGAAGATGCGATCGATTATTACAATTATAAGGGGTGGTATTCGGTTGTTCTGCTGGCAAGTTGCGACTATag atcaaaatttacatatatacacgttGGGTAA